One Engystomops pustulosus chromosome 11, aEngPut4.maternal, whole genome shotgun sequence DNA window includes the following coding sequences:
- the COMTD1 gene encoding catechol O-methyltransferase domain-containing protein 1 yields MAAPRGLSAVSREAVLGVGVLGVTFAAGVYIGKRYFMYRRKKSQKIFDGVDDPRRTYLLRLSLREHPSAKKLRQHLGNTSQDVSSDAAQLLANLAKLINSKKILEMGCSNGYNPLILALVLPSDGKLIAHVREAEDVSYARGLWKEAGVESKMEVKVKSEEQTLDDLLNAGESGTFDLIFLNLAGETNCRKYYEKCLRLLRTRGVLAIDGVLCNGAVLKKNALTEKVQSVQQMNEAILRDARVFLSILPLADGLMLCFKL; encoded by the exons ATGGCCGCTCCTAGGGGCCTCTCCGCGGTGTCCCGGGAAGCCGTGCTGGGGGTAGGAGTGCTGGGGGTCACCTTCGCTGCGGGGGTCTACATAG GTAAAAGATACTTCATGTATAGGAGGAAAAAGTCCCAGAAGATATTTGATGGTGTAGACGACCCCCGGAGAACATATCTTTTACGCTTATCCCTCAGAGAACATCCATCTGCCAAAAAATTACGACAG CATTTAGGGAACACGTCTCAGGATGTCAGCAGTGACGCTGCCCAATTATTGGCGAATCTGGCTAAACTGATCAACTCCAAGAAAATTTTGGAAATGG GCTGCAGCAATGGCTACAATCCCCTGATCCTTGCTCTGGTCTTACCATCTGATGGAAAACTGATTGCACATGTGCGAGAGGCGGAGGATGTGAGTTATGCGCGGGGACTATGGAAAGAG GCCGGGGTGGAGAGTAAGATGGAAGTGAAGGTAAAGTCTGAAGAACAAACACTGG ATGATCTTCTGAATGCCGGAGAATCTGGGACATTTGACTTGATCTTCTTAAATTTGGCTGGAGAAACGAATTGCAGGAAATATTATGAGAAGTGTCTGCGTCTGCTGAGGACCCGGGGCGTGCTGGCTATAGATGGG GTTCTGTGCAATGGAGCGGTCCTTAAAAAGAACGCACTGACAGAGAAGGTGCAGAGCGTGCAGCAGATGAATGAAGCCATCCTAAGGGACGCCCGCGTCTTCCTGAGTATACTACCTCTAGCAGATGGACTGATGCTATGTTTTAAGCTTTAA